The genome window CCCCGCACCTCATCTGCGCCGGCGCCGCCGACGCGATCGACTTTTATACCCGCGCCTTCGGCGCTGAAGAAGTGATGCGCCTGCCGGACCCGAACGGCAAGCTGGCCCATGCGGCGGTGCGCATCGGCGACTCGATGGTGATGCTGATGGACGAATTCCCCGACTGGCAGGCGCGCGGTCCCAAGACCCTGGGCGGCTCGTCGGTCACCATCCACCTCTCCGTGCCCGACGTCGACGCCGCCTTCCGCCGCGCGGTCGAGGCCGGCGCCACGGTGCGCATGGAGCCGGCCGACATGTTTTGGGGCGACCGCTACGGCGTGGTGGAAGATCCCTTCGGCCATCAATGGTCGATAGCGACCCATATCCGCGACGTGCCGGTGGACGAGCTGCAGGAAGCGATGAAGCGCCAGGCCGCCTGCGCATAAGCGGCCCGGCAAGGGCCAGGGTCGCGGGCCGAGGCCACTGGTCAAGGCCATGGTTCACGGCCACGGCTCAAGTCCACGGGTCAAGGCCACGGGTCAAGGCCACGGGTCCACAATCCAGTTTGTGGGTCTTGGCCGAGGCCAAGCGGCGCGGGCCAAGGCCGTGGGCCAATGCCGGGCTATCATGGCGGTTTCTCTTTTGACGAGCCAAGGCCATGAGCAGCAACGACACCGCGCACGCGCCCCCGCCGGCGCCCGCCACCCCGGGCGACCACGCCCGCCTTGCGGAGGTGCTGCGCATCGCCGCCTTCGACGACGCCGGCCAGGGCGGCAACCCGGCCGGGGTCTGGCTGGGCGCCTCCCTGCCGCCGGCGGCCGAGATGCAGGAGCTGGCCCATGCCCTCGGCTTTTCCGAGACCGTCTTCGCCGCCCCTGAAGGGCAGGGCTGGCGCGTACGCTATTTTTCGCCCGCTTCCGAAGTGCCCTTCTGCGGCCACGCCACCATCGCCCTCGGCGCGGCGCTGGCGCGCGCCCACGGCGACGGCGTATTCCCCCTGCAATTGAACGCCGCCGCGATCACGGTGGAAGGCCGGCGCGAGGACGAGCGCATGCTGGCAGCCCTGCAATCGCCGCCGACCTGGTCCAAACCGGCTCCGGACGAGGTGGTCGAGGCCGCGCTGTCGCTTTTTGGCTACAGCCGCGCCGATCTTGACCCGCGCATCCCGCCCGCGCTGGCGCATGGCGGCGCCGACCACCTGGTGCTCACCTTGAACAGCCGCGCACGCCTGGCCGCCATGGCCTATGACCTGGAGGCGGGCCGCGTCTTCATGGAGGCGCACGGCCTCGTGACTGTGGTGCTTGCCTGGGCCGAGGACGCCCAGCATTTCCACACCCGCAACCCCTTCGCCTCGGGCGGCGTCTATGAGGATGCCGCCACCGGGGCCGGCACGGCCGCACTGGCGGGTTACCTGCGCGACCTGGGCTGGCCGCATTGCGGGCGGATCGACGTGGTGCAGGGCGAGGACATGGGCATGCGCTCGCGCCTGACGGCAGAGTTCGATGCCCGGCCCGGGGGCTCGATTCGCGTTTCGGGCAGCGCGCGCATGATGGATTAGATGCGCACTAAGTTAAGTGGCGCACAGACATTTTGCGAAAAGTCAAATATACGGGCGAAAAGCACATCTGCTCAGCAGTTAGATTGGGAATAGGCGGATTGATAATTTGAAGCAGACAAGTTCTGTTTCAATCAATCAATAAGGAGTCCCGCCATGGAGCTGTTTCCTGCAGCCGTGTTCAACCCACCGAAAGCTTCGCGCCAGCGCACCTCGCGCGAAGCCGCGGCGGGACGTTCGATCGAGCGTCTCCCGTTCACCGTCCGCCGTGTCGAAACCGAGTCCGACCTGCTGAAGGCGGTTCGGATCCGCCACGCCGCCTATGCCCGCCACGTGCCGGAGTTCGCGCGCAGCCTGGCCGAGCCGGAAGCCGCCGACTACGACGACGACACCGTCGTGCTGCTGGCCGAGTCCAAGCTCGACGGCACGCCGATCGGCAGCACCCGCATCCGCACCAACCTCTACCGCCCGCTGGGCGTGGAAGAGTCCATCGTGTTGCCGGACTGGCTGCAAGGCAAGCGCCTGGTCGAGGCCACCCGCCTCGGCATCGACGAGGGCAGGGTGGGGCGCATGGTCAAGATTGCACTGATCAAGGCCTGCTTCATGTATTGCGAAGACAACGCGATCGACTGGTCGGTGGCCACCGGCCGGCCGCCGGTGGACCGCCAGTACGAGCAGCTGATGTTCGTCGACGTCTTCCCCGAGCAGGGCCCGGTCCC of Massilia sp. KIM contains these proteins:
- a CDS encoding VOC family protein; this translates as MTSSTTKPVEDGMHTVTPHLICAGAADAIDFYTRAFGAEEVMRLPDPNGKLAHAAVRIGDSMVMLMDEFPDWQARGPKTLGGSSVTIHLSVPDVDAAFRRAVEAGATVRMEPADMFWGDRYGVVEDPFGHQWSIATHIRDVPVDELQEAMKRQAACA
- a CDS encoding PhzF family phenazine biosynthesis protein; amino-acid sequence: MSSNDTAHAPPPAPATPGDHARLAEVLRIAAFDDAGQGGNPAGVWLGASLPPAAEMQELAHALGFSETVFAAPEGQGWRVRYFSPASEVPFCGHATIALGAALARAHGDGVFPLQLNAAAITVEGRREDERMLAALQSPPTWSKPAPDEVVEAALSLFGYSRADLDPRIPPALAHGGADHLVLTLNSRARLAAMAYDLEAGRVFMEAHGLVTVVLAWAEDAQHFHTRNPFASGGVYEDAATGAGTAALAGYLRDLGWPHCGRIDVVQGEDMGMRSRLTAEFDARPGGSIRVSGSARMMD